One window from the genome of Garra rufa chromosome 1, GarRuf1.0, whole genome shotgun sequence encodes:
- the gcdhb gene encoding glutaryl-CoA dehydrogenase b: MALRSASRLLVNSQRCVLFTASRSQKTAAASPLDAEKSGEKKKVKTPKVQFNWRDALELESLLTEEEIMIRDSFRTYCQEKLMPRILMANRNEVFHREIVSEMGELGVLGPTIKGYGCAGTSYVAYGLIAREVERVDSGYRSVMSVQSSLVMHPINAYGTEEQKEKYLPRLARGEILGCFGLTEPNHGSDPGSMETRAKYNPSSRTFTLTGSKTWITNSPAADICVVWAKCEDGKVRGFILERGMKGLSTPKIEGKFSLRASATGMIIMDEVEVPEENLLPKVSGLAGPFGCLNNARYGIAWGALGAAEFCFHAARQYTLDRIQFGVPLARNQLIQKKMADMLTEITIGLQSCLQLGRLIDEKKAAPEMISMLKRNSCGKALDIARQARDMLGGNGIADEYHIIRHVMNLESVNTYEGTHDIHALILGRAITGLQSFTVDK; this comes from the exons aTGCAGAGAAGTCTGGCGAAAAGAAGAAAGTGAAAACGC CTAAAGTGCAGTTTAACTGGCGTGATGCTTTGGAGCTGGAGAGTCTCTTGACGGAGGAAGAAATCATGATTCGAGACTCCTTTCGCACCTACTGCCAGGAGAAACTCATGCCGCGCATCCTGATGGCCAACAGAAATGAAG TTTTTCACCGTGAGATTGTGTCTGAGATGGGGGAACTTGGTGTTTTGGGACCCACTATTAAAG GTTACGGTTGTGCTGGCACAAGTTATGTGGCGTACGGTCTCATTGCGCGTGAGGTGGAGCGAGTGGACAGTGGCTATCGCTCTGTCATGAGTGTGCAGTCTTCACTGGTCATGCACCCGATCAATGCTTACGGCACCGAGGAACAGAAGGAGAAATACTTGCCCAGACTGG CACGAGGAGAGATTTTAGGTTGTTTCGGACTGACAGAACCAAACCACGGCAGTGACCCAGGCAGCATGGAGACCAGAGCCAAGTACAACCCATCCAGCCGCACCTTCACCCTCACCGGCTCCAAGACTTG GATTACGAACTCACCAGCGGCTGATATCTGCGTGGTTTGGGCCAAATGTGAGGATGGGAAGGTACGTGGCTTCATTTTGGAGCGTGGCATGAAGGGTCTGTCCACTCCCAAGATCGAAGGCAAGTTCTCTCTGCGGGCTTCGGCCACCGGCATGATCATCATGGACGAGGTGGAAGTGCCAGAGGAAAACCTGCTGCCCAAAGTTTCAGGACTGGCG GGTCCGTTCGGGTGTCTGAATAATGCTCGCTATGGCATTGCTTGGGGAGCTCTGGGAGCCGCAGAGTTTTGTTTCCATGCTGCACGACAGTACACACTGGACAG AATCCAGTTTGGAGTTCCTCTAGCCAGAAACCAGCTGATCCAGAAGAAAATGGCAGACATGTTAACCGAGATCACCATCGGCCTGCAGTCGTGTCTTCAACTGGGCCGACTGATAGATGAGAAAAA AGCGGCTCCAGAGATGATATCTATGCTAAAGAGGAACTCCTGCGGTAAAGCCCTGGATATCGCTAGACAGGCTCGAGATATGCTGGGAGGAAATGGCATCGCAGACGAGTATCATATTATTCGTCACGTCATGAACCTGGAATCCGTCAACACTTACGAAG GTACCCATGATATCCATGCTCTGATCCTGGGCAGAGCCATTACTGGACTTCAGTCCTTCACAGTGGACAAATGA
- the syce2 gene encoding synaptonemal complex central element protein 2 — MAQHFFGNSGSMTLQSTPKAGHHHLSAKAPDDGFNSTGETLSFVSLDDTNEQPSEDSGIGVSQTSTRSLPGSSSMEEAVALPPTNSQIDVIGKKAQDLIERINERRAMDQHVMNSFEEKLIKKVSEMCQQVKEHMFEYYEQHSQGMEASITELSEVLERSSQLSMELQGASQTLAAINKGLQHSSEQ; from the exons ATGGCTCAGCACTTCTTTGGAAATTCAGGCTCTATGACATTGCAGTCAACGCCCAAAGCTGGCCATCACCATTTATCAGCAAAG GCGCCAGATGATGGTtttaactcaacaggtgaaacTCTGTCATTTGTTAGCTTGGATGACACCAATGAACAACCAAG CGAGGACTCGGGTATCGGAGTTTCACAAACCTCGACTAGAAGTTTGCCGGGCAGCAGTAGTATGGAAGAAGCTGTTGCGTTGCCTCCCACAAATTCACAAATAGATGTGATTGGAAAGAAAGCACAGGATCTCATCGAGAGAATCAATGAGAGACGGGCCATGGACCAACATGTGATGAACAGCTTTGAGGAAAAGCTCATTAAAAAG gTGAGTGAGATGTGTCAGCAGGTGAAGGAGCATATGTTTGAGTATTACGAGCAGCACAGTCAGGGCATGGAGGCCAGCATCACTGAGCTGTCAGAGGTGCTGGAGAGAAGCAGTCAGCTGAGTATGGAGCTACAGGGAGCCAGTCAAACCCTGGCTGCCATCAATAAAGGCCTGCAGCACAGCTCAGAGCAGTAG